Genomic window (Branchiostoma lanceolatum isolate klBraLanc5 chromosome 13, klBraLanc5.hap2, whole genome shotgun sequence):
TTCACTCTGTACAACGGCTGGAAGATCTACTTCCAACAGACATGCTTTCGCGCCGGCCTCGGTCTCTCCTGTCTTTATATGACTGTTCTCGGGTTCGACAACATCACGGTTGGTTTTGTCTACACCCAGGGTTTCTCGGAGCTGGCAGTCAGTCTGCTGATGGCAGGTGCCGCTATTCTGGGGATCGGCGGAACATTTATCTACCCTCCGCTTCGTAAACGAATCGGTCTGCATCGCACGGGTTTGATCGCTGGAACGCTACAATGGGTTCTCCTCTTGCCGAGTGTTGCGTCCGTGTGGGCCCCAGGAAGCCCCTTCGACCCTTTTTATTACACCCGTGCGTCTAATATCACCCTCGCTGATGTTACCCTCCCCCCTGATGTCGCCCTTCTTCCTACTTTTGCCCCCTCCTCAAATTCGTCAGTCTTTCCCGGCTTGTTCAATGAAACGATATTCCCCACCCTGGTGTACAACACGACTGCTGTTCCCCGGGACCCAACAGAAGGCCGGCCCCTGTGGATGTACACGTCTGTGGCACTGCTCATGACTGGGGTCACACTGGGGAGGATTGGTAGGTGGAAGAAATCTTCTGTTTCTAATTCTTTTCTGGGAGTGTTAATGGATAGATACCAGGATAACCAGTGAACGAAATGTAAACGTTCTCGAAAGAAGGGAAGCAACtacacagccaacaagtcttttattcaaattcctgtattcaatttggtatcacttaccaagttggcaactacacttTTACAACTATTGAACTAGTTTCATTAAATGTTATGGTTagcacactagtgtcacttctacaagtacaacacaacatattttcctATTTATACTTGTTGACCATCTCTGGAGGGAAAcgttttgttttaattttttcagAATCAGGCCAAAATTAATGAGCTTACTGATGTCagccataaaatttacttgctacaacaagtacatgtacatctgttgaCCCTTTGATTGCTAATTGATTTGTCTATTGATCAATGGattgattattgattgatttccGCAGGTTTATGGATGTACGACCTGACGGTGACCCAAATCTTCCAGGAGACGGTGGAGGAGAATCACAGGGGGGTGGCGTTCGGTGTCCAGAACAGCCTCAACTTCTTCATGGACATGCTGCACTTCATTCTAGTGATTGTCCTCCCCGCTCCGGAAACGTTTGGATTCCTGATCCTGCTGTCCTACGCGTTTACCGTCATGGGTCACATGTTGTATGCCTCATATTCTAGAACGGTACGTAGGGCGTTTTGCACAACCTGGTGCATATATGCAGCCTTTGTAACCTTcctttactactagtatttgaatggatggatggatggatggttggatggatggatgtataGATGGATGGGTGGATAGTTGTATGGATGATTGTATGGATGTATGGatgtatggatggatggatggatggatggatggttggatggatggttgtatggatggatggatggatggatggatggatggatgttctAACACTCCTATGTTAAGGTAAGGTTCAGAGTTGAGGTTAGTGTTACGTAggaggtgtcagaacatagtTGTGTAACCATCGACCTTGCTGCAAATCTATATGTGCCATGTTGTTCtccaggtcagaggtcacttgttccacttggaCCGTCTCAAGTGTGGGAAGTATGGGGGACTACACCACATGCCCCCCAGCACCGCGGGGCAGAGACAGGACAACGCCACACGCACCACTTACACTCCGGTACCCACACAGACCTCCAACTGTGTTGTCACAAGAGAGGGAAACGAGCCGTCCACCCAATACAAAGAGTATCACACTTCTGTGTGAGtgtagcctgtgtttacgccaaaaatgattactcaagcaactggataagattttagATAGACTAAAGATAGGAccggagaaccaggttttatgcaaaaactctgaatagatatgagtgATTAGTTTACGGCGACGTTTTTTACTCTGTGAATTGAACTAGTATTTTCAGGGCCTGTTGTTTATGTTCTGTCGGTTACCTTACTTCAGGAGACGTGCTTTACCAacacattgaaattgaaattgtgtTTTCAAGTCATTTGCCTTGAACTCTCCATCAACAGCCAATAGCAACTCCGGTCATTGAACTCACTTGTCAGCTTTCTAGGTCATTCACATCGAATTGGGGCAGTGGAAATGCAGAAAACGGGCGAGTAGAAATGCAGAAAACGACATCcttagtcactaacgaaagacagtggatgctgtctgaaacgtctgactgtttcaaaatcttaccagttgcttgagtaatcatttttggcgtatcttattacctggatgtctaaccttcatcaacgtagcctgtgtttacatcATCTCTCGCTGACGGAGGTTAGTGATCCCCTTCCAAGGGGGTGGTAACCATGGGGCTGGCCGCTAGGAGTGTGATTCAGTTAGGCTATGTGTGAGTATTACCTCTGTGAACCTCTGTCTTCCTGGTGTGAAATATTCTGCATTCAGTATTTCCGTAAATGGattgaattactgtaaatgcatttcgcGGGGTTTTTAGTTCGCACTaatgggaaaatggagtgtttgcggtggttttaacttcgcggcAGTAtcatagtcacatactgctactgtggttttaagttcgcggtgaaacggtcgccgcgaaaaccgcgaacacaaaaccaccgcgaacagttctgcattcacagtaaccCACAGCTACACCTCTGCGACTACCTCTGAATTTTTTTTGGTCTTTTGTTgggttgaattttgaatatttgtgAAATGTTGTCTTTTGTGATGTTTAAGGGTTCTATTGTTTTGTCTAAATTTAACACAAACAATTCAAAGAGAGGGCAaaacacctttacaagttgccctcccactAAATAAGCAAAAAAATTCATCTGGTAAAGAAGGACAATGGTTAGAGACTTGATATTCAAACCAGTGATATCCCAAAGTGCCATGTTATCAATGAGATGTGGAAATATACGTTTCTTGTTACTTATCCTCTTGATTTCATGATGTGATTGTAGGTAAGAAATAGTGAATGGTGTTTTTCTGCTGGaattatgataattttttttcatggaaatgTATACATAACCAAGTAAACTGCCACAACATATGTAGTAAATTAGAAAATATATATTGAGCATTGTATGAAAATTGTTTATGAAAAACTGGGAAAAATCAAAACACATGaagtgtatatatatttatatgtaatTCTCTTGCAAAAATTGATGATAAGGGTACATGAAAGAAGAATTCTGTCTTTTTGTTGTATAAAACTTGGTTACGGTATATACAAATATGAAATCGATATGTTGATTTAGTGCTTAGTTGTTGAAAATTATGTAATTTTTTAGGGAATTTTGTAAAGAAGAAGGTTGTAGTATTatgtgaaacatacatgtagggatgTCTACCTAAAGGTAACATAGGTACAAGTCTGGACTTGTACCCGTACCTGAACAACTTGACAAAATAATctatgaataaaaaagactctttcaTTTACaaaaccaagagatttattccaccagcatttcggtgaccatctgtcaccttcttcaaggcaattctgactggttcacatagcaatgcagcacaggtgttgctgcttatacatagtAATGAGATtcaatcccaaacgcaaagtacttatacatatatgtacaatgacaggggatgacatcactatgcgacaggtggtcaccgaaacgttggaataaatctcttgcttatgtaaaaagagtctttattcagtgacttaccaacctgataaaactttTCACGAAAAATAAGCTATGATTTTCAATTATGACAGTATTATTAAATAGTTTACAGATTGTTTCTTTATAATTCAACTATCTTATGCAGAGATCCCATGCTTTTAAGAAGATGTTAAATCAAAGttggtgctgatttcaatgCCCATACTGGGttaaattttcatctttctGGTAGGAATAACATGTCTTTTAGTGAGAAAATAAGTCAagaagttatacatgtacacttaagTGTATTAAGGTACAGTATCGGTACATTGATGTTCTTGTATTTTGGATCTGTACTTATTAGTAAATGATTTTCACAGTACTATATATTAGTACTGGGTACCGGCAAACATCACTAGTACAGATTGTTATTGTACAAGACTGGCAAAACTGGCCAAAGCGACAGTCAAGATTTGGCCATATGTACCACTTAATTAGTAAGTATTTTGGAGTGCCAAATTGGAAATacttttgtgctgttttttttagatatgtaATTTGATGGAAATTGAATTCTTTATCACTGTCTtgacaaagtacaaataaagAACGTAGTTTTGAAGTGCCAGTTTATTTTGTGCTGTTGTTACCGCCTTTTTCTTATGTTCTTAAAATTCCTATCCCACACAATGGCAGGAAACCTTATATGTCAATATTGTTAGTGAAGTCTGTCTTGTAATGAGGCcgtggtacatgtatgagcaTCTTCAACAAGCTTTTAGATTGAATCATTAGTAAGTATTGTTGGGGGTTGCaggcacctgtccttggtgctgaacaccttccaatCAATGTCACAAGCtagtagacctgtccttgggtCTGAACACATTCCAATCAATGTCACAAGCtagtagacctgtccttgggtCTGAACACATTCCAATCACACTGTCACAAGCtagtagacctgtccttgggtCTGAACACATTCCAATCACACTGTCACAAGCTAGTAGACccgcccttggtgctgaacgccttcCACGCTGTCACACAAGTAAGTAGATATGTCCATGGTGTTAAAAACCTTCCACTCACGCAAGCAAgtaaccctgtccttggtgctgaacaccatccacacacatgttAACATGGCTAATTTTAATACTGAACACCTCACGCTCTCACAAACACTGAGCAAGGGGATTTATATTAGTGCTCGTCCTGATTAAGTTACATAGCTGTGTTTGGCCGAGCATCAGACAAAGAACATACCGTATTTGTCGGTAAGCGAAGTGGTCCGCTACGATGTGTTCTTGCCAAACGCGAGCAGAATTTAACTACCAGCCATAAGATTTTTTCTAAAGGCCACCACACCATAGTCTTCGTTTGTAGCGTTTGTTTCCATT
Coding sequences:
- the LOC136447096 gene encoding solute carrier family 40 member 1-like; the encoded protein is MADEADVDPSQDWNEGGEEGRKEGEQKGCTDRLKDYIKTTEFLVYTEATLSTWGDRMWAFAVALFLIELSPGSLQLTAIYGFAKSISVLLLGAIIGDWIDRTPRLKAVRIALVIQNGSVALCAVVFALTSVYRKQMENSAGGWLMTLCQVILIFIAVIAVLAGQATSICLQKDWIAVIAGGEKERLASMNATIRRIDLCTKILSPVVVGQIMTFVSMLVGAMFIAGWNLVSMVIEYYLYHRVYVSVPALAVKESKTDKEETNDENTENPSDESAKTDAPPNTCYHKMFHSFFTLYNGWKIYFQQTCFRAGLGLSCLYMTVLGFDNITVGFVYTQGFSELAVSLLMAGAAILGIGGTFIYPPLRKRIGLHRTGLIAGTLQWVLLLPSVASVWAPGSPFDPFYYTRASNITLADVTLPPDVALLPTFAPSSNSSVFPGLFNETIFPTLVYNTTAVPRDPTEGRPLWMYTSVALLMTGVTLGRIGLWMYDLTVTQIFQETVEENHRGVAFGVQNSLNFFMDMLHFILVIVLPAPETFGFLILLSYAFTVMGHMLYASYSRTVRGHLFHLDRLKCGKYGGLHHMPPSTAGQRQDNATRTTYTPVPTQTSNCVVTREGNEPSTQYKEYHTSV